Proteins from one Rosa chinensis cultivar Old Blush chromosome 7, RchiOBHm-V2, whole genome shotgun sequence genomic window:
- the LOC112177304 gene encoding uncharacterized mitochondrial protein AtMg00810-like — protein sequence MTQPPGFIDPSQPSHICKLNKAIYGLKQAPRAWFQRMTSFLLSVWFLQSLADSSLFIFHHGQHTIHFLLYVDDIVVTGSNDQLLQSFIDALGRGFDIKDLRHLHYFLGLQVHTKSHGLHINQVKYAHDLLTKHDMLLSKPVSTPMSSKHDLTAPDGAFLDNPTEFRTLVGSLQYLMITCPDIAFSVNSVSQFMSQPRVPHMVVVKRILRYVKGTLGHGLFFAPQRPPVHFFAYSDTDWASCLASRRSTSGYLVYLGSNLISWCSKKQPTIARSSAESEYRYLTYAYAETTWLAYLLYELGACI from the coding sequence ATGACCCAACCTCCTGGTTTTATAGATCCATCTCAGCCATCACATATCTGCAAGCTTAATAAGGCCATTTATGGTCTTAAACAGGCTCCTAGAGCTTGGTTCCAAAGAATGACTTCCTTTTTGTTGTCTGTTTGGTTTCTACAAAGTTTGGCAGATTCATCCTTGTTTATCTTTCATCATGGCCAGCACACTATCCACTTCTTgctatatgttgatgatatcgTGGTCACTGGAAGCAATGATCAACTTCTCCAAAGTTTCATTGATGCTCTTGGCCGTGGGTTTGATATCAAAGATTTGCGCCATCTCCACTATTTTCTCGGTCTGCAGGTACACACAAAATCTCATGGGCTGCATATCAATCAGGTGAAATATGCTCATGATCTTCTTACTAAGCATGATATGCTACTCAGCAAGCCAGTGAGTACACCTATGTCCTCTAAACATGATCTCACTGCTCCTGATGGTGCCTTTCTTGACAATCCCACAGAATTTCGGACACTCGTGGGATCATTACAGTACCTCATGATTACTTGTCCGGATATTGCCTTTTCGGTGAATTCGGTTTCTCAGTTTATGAGTCAGCCTCGTGTCCCTCATATGGTTGTTGTGAAGCGCATTCTTCGATATGTCAAAGGCACTCTTGGTCATGGTTTATTTTTTGCACCTCAACGGCCGCCAGTTCATTTCTTTGCTTATTCTGACACAGATTGGGCCAGCTGTCTTGCCTCCCGTCGTTCCACATCAGGTTATCTTGTTTATCTTGGTTCCAATTTGATCTCTTGGTGCTCCAAGAAGCAACCGACAATTGCTCGTTCCAGTGCTGAATCGGAATATCGCTATCTTACTTATGCTTACGCTGAAACTACTTGGTTGGCCTACCTGTTATATGAATTAGGTGCATGCATCTAG
- the LOC112178711 gene encoding AMSH-like ubiquitin thioesterase 1: MRSSSSSCSDRIDIAANAQRLDVDHRISLRIYFRIANTLLKQADIFRQERNIIDLYVMLLRFSSLASETIPCHRDYRTSVQSEKDILKMKLLNALCELEKLKPAVKQKNDEFNRRNAYQNNGWGHNHQIQAPPKKQNLISYDINKAANPASKAQFYQNPGTQFSYARPMEEQFRKLSINLRPPKVDTLSKHSILGPNGLYGQWQPPKIDIGVQYPSIVDLTPLEIPSLEQSIEGKNATLSNSEHERPSLEPIPTQSSNDGQIPRTEEPSLISFESIEPPEHAQLIRQPSPPPVLAEVQDLIPAISPQVSAVESELETLSSDEFLRAESPLQLHISTTMMDHFLKLAKSNTKKDLETCGILAGSLKNRKFYVTALIIPKQESTANSCQATHEEEIFEVQDKRSLFPLGWIHTHPTQSCFMSSIDVHTHYSYQIMLPEAVAIVMAPRDSARTHGIFRLTTPGGMSVIRKCPQRGFHSHDQPPDGGPIYNTCTDVYMSPNLKFDVIDLR; this comes from the exons ATGaggtcgtcgtcgtcgtcttgCTCGGATAGAATAGACATTGCCGCCAACGCTCAGAGGCTCGATGTCGACCATCGGATTTCGCTGCGTATCTACTTTCGGATCGCTAACACTCTTCTCAAACAG GCTGATATATTTCGACAAGAGAGGAATATTATAGACCTTTATGTCATGCTCCTAAGATTTTCGAG TTTGGCCTCCGAGACGATACCGTGTCATCGAGACTATAGAACATCTGTTCAAAGTGAAAAGGATATTTTGAAAATG AAATTGTTGAATGCTCTCTGTGAACTGGAGAAATTAAAGCCAGCAGTGAAACAGAAGAATGATGAGTTTAACAGGAGAAATGCATATCAAAACAACGGGTGGGGCCATAATCATCAAATTCAAGCTCCTCCGAAGAAGCAAAATTTGATTAGTTATGACATAAACAAG GCAGCAAATCCAGCTTCAAAAGCACAGTTCTATCAAAATCCAGGGACTCAGTTTTCATATGCCAGGCCCATGGAGGAGCAATTTCGCAAACT ATCCATAAATCTTCGGCCTCCAAAGGTGGATACTCTTTCCAAACATTCAATTTTGGGCCCAAATGGGCTTTATGGGCAGTGGCAGCCACCTAAAATTGATATAGGG GTTCAATATCCAAGCATTGTAGACTTGACTCCTCTTGAAATCCCAAG TCTGGAACAGTCCATAGAAGGCAAAAATGCGACTTTAAGCAATTCGGAACATGAAAGACCAAGTTTAGAACCGATTCCTACCCAGAGTAGTAACGATGGTCAGATACCTCGTACTGAGGAACCTTCCCTTATTTCCTTCGAATCAATAGAACCTCCTGAACATGCACAACTTATCAGACAGCCTTCTCCTCCACCTGTACTTGCTGAAGTGCAAGATTTGATCCCAGCAATTTCACCCCAAGTCTCTGCGGTAGAAAGTGAATTGGAGACTCTGTCATCAGATGAATTTCTTCGCGCTGAATCTCCCCTGCAATTGCACATT TCAACAACGATGATGGATCATTTCTTGAAGTTAGCAAAGTCAAATACTAAAAAGGACTTAGAAACTTGTGGCATTCTAGCTGGTTCACTT AAAAACAGAAAGTTTTATGTTACAGCTCTCATCATACCAAAGCAAGAGTCAACGGCAAATTCT TGCCAGGCCACGCATGAAGAGGAGATATTTGAAGTTCAGGACAAACGATCTCTCTTCCCTCTTGGCTGGATACAT ACTCATCCTACACAGTCTTGTTTCATGTCGTCGATTGATGTTCACACGCATTATTCTTATCAG ATTATGTTGCCCGAAGCTGTTGCAATTGTCATGGCACCAAGAGATAGTGCAAG AACCCATGGCATTTTCCGATTGACAACCCCGGGTGGCATGTCAGTCATTAGAAAGTGCCCGCAGCGTGGTTTTCATTCACATGATCAGCCACCAGATGGTGGGCCAATTTACAACACCTGTACAGATGTTTATATGAGCCCAAATCTTAAATTTGACGTCATCGATCTTCGATAA
- the LOC112180619 gene encoding uncharacterized protein LOC112180619, protein MMCSETSPPRISFSHDLGQADMIPRRDSSLLDLNGDFEFSISRSFRQDEPSSADELFSHGVIKPIQPRDRSSVEDAPKARHLYSLPPLQGQNPKKKTTSKDNNDNSQFMDVNSPEDVDQQNTKPQSKSFWGFKRSSSLNQENRKSLLCSLPEFLRRSNSTGSAPNPKRSTIYKDAHAQQKRQSSSSGFMSKSSSTSSSSSSNQYRMLPRPPSKKGHGGASNYGNGVVLNVPSPHISRGTAKLFCLSSFLYPEGKEKKQKK, encoded by the coding sequence ATGATGTGTTCGGAGACTAGTCCTCCTCGAATATCATTTTCTCATGATCTTGGCCAAGCAGATATGATACCCAGGAGGGATTCCTCGCTGCTGGACTTGAATGGTGATTTTGAGTTCAGCATTAGCAGAAGCTTCAGGCAAGATGAGCCTTCTTCAGCAGATGAGCTTTTCTCCCATGGAGTCATCAAACCTATACAACCGAGAGACAGGTCATCAGTTGAGGATGCACCAAAAGCCAGACACCTTtattctcttcctcctcttcaaggTCAGAATCCAAAGAAAAAGACCACCAGCAAGGACAACAATGATAATTCACAGTTCATGGATGTGAATAGTCCTGAAGATGTGGACCAGCAAAACACGAAGCCTCAGTCCAAGTCCTTCTGGGGGTTCAAGAGAAGCAGCAGCCTTAATCAAGAGAACAGGAAGAGTCTACTTTGCTCATTACCAGAGTTTTTGAGAAGAAGCAATTCAACAGGGTCTGCCCCAAACCCAAAGAGGTCAACAATATACAAGGATGCTCATGCTCAACAGAAAAGGCAGTCCTCATCATCAGGTTTTATGTCAAAGTCATCATCAacatcctcatcttcatcttcaaatCAATACCGAATGCTACCGAGGCCGCCGTCAAAGAAGGGTCATGGAGGAGCATCAAACTACGGCAATGGCGTTGTGTTAAATGTACCATCACCTCACATTTCTAGAGGAACTGCAAAGCTCTTttgtttgagttcttttctATACCCTGAAGGAAAGgagaagaagcaaaagaaatgA